Within the Bacteroidales bacterium genome, the region CATTTTCATCCAGGTCGGGGCGCATTTCACTGACCATCTCGGTATATACGCCACCGGGCGAGATGAGATGCACACGGATGTGATCGTCCTGCACTTCTTTGGCCAGAACTTTGGTAAAACCGGCCAGCGCATGTTTGGAGGCAGAGTATATGCTTTGGTTGATGTACCCTTTATGATCCACCACCGATCCGATGTTGATGATCACCGGGCCCTTTGATTTTTTAAGGTGGGGGATGGCCTGCTGACATAAGAAATAAGGTGCCCTGGCATTAATGGCCATCATTTTGTTCCAGAGGGCGGTATCAGATTCCGTGATGGGGGCTTTATACGGCATGCCTGCATTGTTGATCAGAATATCGATACCCCCGAAGGAAGAAACGGTTTGCCGGATGATC harbors:
- a CDS encoding SDR family oxidoreductase; this encodes MNRKAIITGATRGIGKEIATRLAEEGIDLSLVARNKDKLQELADELSQQGIRTFPLAMDLEQEDAPQEIIRQTVSSFGGIDILINNAGMPYKAPITESDTALWNKMMAINARAPYFLCQQAIPHLKKSKGPVIINIGSVVDHKGYINQSIYSASKHALAGFTKVLAKEVQDDHIRVHLISPGGVYTEMVSEMRPDLDENELIQTTELADIILFLINYKGKGAIDEIRIRRFNSTPFD